A region from the Gemmatimonas sp. genome encodes:
- a CDS encoding M20/M25/M40 family metallo-hydrolase, whose protein sequence is MSDVVTLATELLSVESTTGRERDAVDLVARWLIARGWNVSLQEVEPGRSNVWATLRGGGVTLSTHLDTVPPYVPPRLEGNRLYGRGSSDAKGIAAAMMIAAQRLADAGEERVDLLFVVGEEKGSPGARAANRLPATSRFLVNGEPTESKLASGCKGAQRVIVRVRGREAHSAYAHLGSSALEPLLDLLPQLRDLELPVDPILGETTYNIGVLRAGTEANIVPGLAEAEIMIRLVGDIAPVKQAFTEWAGTRAELIWGSHIPAQYFHVLNGFEVMPVAYTSDIPLLDRWGTPLLFGPGSIHVAHTPIEYIDVVELEASVGAYERIVRTLLA, encoded by the coding sequence ATGTCCGACGTCGTCACGCTCGCTACCGAATTACTCTCCGTCGAATCCACCACCGGCCGCGAACGGGACGCGGTGGATCTCGTCGCGCGCTGGCTCATCGCGCGTGGCTGGAACGTGTCACTCCAGGAAGTCGAGCCGGGTCGCTCGAATGTCTGGGCCACCCTCCGCGGTGGCGGGGTGACGCTCTCCACGCACCTCGACACCGTTCCGCCCTACGTACCGCCTCGACTCGAGGGCAATCGGCTCTACGGTCGCGGGTCCTCCGATGCGAAAGGCATCGCGGCGGCCATGATGATCGCCGCCCAGCGATTAGCCGATGCAGGCGAGGAGCGCGTCGACTTGCTCTTCGTGGTCGGTGAGGAGAAAGGGTCGCCAGGCGCGCGCGCCGCGAACCGCCTGCCAGCCACCAGCAGATTCCTGGTGAATGGCGAGCCGACTGAGAGCAAGCTCGCGTCGGGTTGCAAAGGCGCGCAGCGCGTCATCGTGCGGGTGCGCGGACGCGAGGCGCACTCCGCCTATGCGCACTTGGGCAGCAGCGCGCTCGAACCGCTGCTCGATCTGCTCCCGCAACTGCGCGATCTGGAGCTTCCCGTCGATCCCATTCTCGGCGAGACCACCTACAACATCGGCGTCCTGCGCGCGGGCACCGAGGCCAACATCGTCCCGGGACTCGCTGAAGCCGAGATCATGATTCGCCTCGTTGGCGACATTGCCCCGGTGAAGCAGGCGTTCACCGAGTGGGCAGGCACACGCGCCGAGTTGATCTGGGGCTCGCACATCCCTGCGCAGTATTTCCACGTGCTCAACGGCTTCGAGGTGATGCCCGTTGCATACACGAGCGACATCCCGCTACTCGATCGCTGGGGGACGCCGCTGTTGTTCGGCCCGGGATCCATCCACGTGGCCCACACGCCCATCGAATACATCGATGTGGTGGAACTCGAAGCGTCCGTCGGCGCTTACGAACGAATCGTCCGCACTCTGCTCGCATGA
- the recN gene encoding DNA repair protein RecN yields MLVELRIRNVAVIDTVALPLAAGLNVLTGETGAGKSLIVGALGMLLGERAATDRVRSGADKATVEGVFEPGSMPALRAMLDERGIDADEDTLVLKREIGSNGRSRAWINGSPVTAAVLAEVGAQLVSVLGQHDSRQLVDAEHQRDVLDAFTGALDIRARVADAFAQLGALRSRERELDVRRQDAAKRADYLRFVAREIDDANPVVGEDETLDGEIRRLSHAEELQTLAAQAATAISGDERAALTRLASVRRALVSLERIDPDTGRWQVGFDAAVYALDELVRELETYAESIEADPSRLRTLERRRDQLLSLMRKHGPTLQEVIDTGSQARAELDLVDGGTLDLAAIADARAAAEGALVEAAAELTRRRQSGAQQLARAVTQLLPELGMPEGRLQVVLTPVDQIGAFGAEQVTFVAALNAGGEARPLGRLASGGELARVMLALSTVLARLQQVPTLVFDEVDAGIGGAVAWQVGALMRRVAKHHQVLAISHLAQIAARAHHHVVVRKSAIGTVTTADTTVVRDEPRVIEIARMLGGDAEREISRAHARELLERGEDEDSNGSPNAAPVRQRRGKPV; encoded by the coding sequence ATGCTCGTCGAGCTGCGCATCCGCAACGTGGCGGTGATCGACACGGTGGCGTTGCCGCTGGCGGCGGGGCTGAACGTGCTGACGGGCGAGACGGGCGCCGGGAAGTCGCTCATCGTCGGGGCCTTGGGCATGCTGCTGGGCGAGCGCGCCGCGACCGACCGCGTTCGCAGCGGTGCCGACAAGGCAACCGTTGAGGGCGTATTCGAGCCGGGATCCATGCCAGCGTTGCGGGCGATGCTCGACGAGCGTGGTATCGACGCCGACGAGGACACGTTGGTGCTCAAGCGCGAGATCGGCAGCAACGGGCGATCGCGCGCGTGGATCAACGGGTCACCGGTGACCGCGGCCGTGCTGGCCGAGGTTGGGGCGCAGCTGGTGAGCGTACTCGGACAGCATGACTCGCGGCAGCTGGTCGATGCTGAACATCAACGCGATGTACTCGACGCCTTTACCGGCGCGCTCGACATTCGGGCGCGCGTCGCCGACGCATTCGCGCAACTCGGCGCGCTGCGATCCCGCGAGCGCGAGCTTGACGTGCGCCGTCAGGATGCGGCCAAACGCGCGGACTATCTGCGTTTCGTTGCGCGTGAGATCGATGACGCGAATCCGGTGGTCGGTGAAGACGAGACGCTCGATGGCGAGATCCGACGCCTGTCGCACGCCGAAGAGTTGCAGACGCTAGCGGCGCAGGCCGCGACCGCGATTTCCGGTGATGAACGCGCGGCGCTCACGCGTCTCGCGAGCGTGCGTCGTGCGCTGGTCTCGCTCGAGCGCATCGATCCTGACACCGGACGCTGGCAGGTCGGCTTCGACGCCGCTGTCTACGCGCTCGATGAGTTGGTCCGTGAGCTTGAAACGTATGCGGAGTCGATCGAGGCCGATCCGTCGCGGCTGCGCACGCTGGAGCGGCGTCGTGATCAGCTCTTGTCGCTCATGCGGAAGCACGGGCCTACGCTGCAGGAAGTGATCGATACGGGATCGCAGGCCCGCGCCGAACTCGATCTGGTGGACGGCGGCACGCTCGATCTCGCCGCCATCGCGGATGCGCGCGCGGCAGCGGAAGGTGCGCTGGTGGAAGCCGCGGCCGAACTGACGCGCCGCCGGCAGTCGGGCGCGCAGCAGCTCGCCCGTGCGGTCACGCAGCTATTGCCCGAACTCGGTATGCCCGAGGGACGCTTGCAGGTGGTGCTCACGCCGGTCGACCAGATCGGCGCGTTCGGGGCGGAGCAGGTCACCTTCGTGGCCGCGCTGAATGCCGGCGGCGAGGCGCGTCCGCTGGGACGTCTCGCGTCGGGCGGAGAGCTTGCGCGCGTGATGCTGGCGCTCAGCACCGTGCTGGCGCGCCTGCAGCAGGTGCCGACTCTGGTGTTCGACGAAGTGGATGCCGGCATCGGCGGCGCGGTGGCGTGGCAAGTCGGTGCGCTCATGCGACGGGTGGCCAAGCATCACCAGGTGCTTGCCATTTCGCATCTCGCCCAGATCGCCGCTCGCGCGCATCATCACGTCGTCGTGCGCAAGAGCGCGATCGGTACGGTCACCACAGCGGATACCACGGTCGTTCGCGACGAGCCGCGCGTGATCGAGATTGCGCGCATGCTGGGCGGCGACGCCGAGCGTGAGATCAGCCGGGCACATGCGCGGGAACTGCTGGAGCGCGGTGAGGATGAGGATAGCAACGGGTCGCCAAACGCGGCCCCGGTGCGTCAGCGACGCGGAAAGCCCGTATAA
- a CDS encoding NAD(+)/NADH kinase: MRVGVIGHKGYVGLPAILGTLLDIAPDLGLTLLFEQDLWEIAEEGEKLETPEQVDALFTLGGDGTLLRGARFLNGRTVPILGINLGRLGFLTACSGEEFETGVRRFAAGDFVSEPRMALESCALDRDGVERCSWLSLNDVVLHKGGFARVVKFTVFVDDEAIGSYSADGLVVSTPTGSTGYSLSAGGPIVVPTVESIVLTPVSPHTLAMRPLVLPPHVEVKVRADDGPEELLVTIDGQVGTTFTGGETLVVRKARSAVQIVRFPGTTFFTRLRRKLGWGGLSERDGETI; encoded by the coding sequence ATGCGCGTCGGCGTCATCGGCCACAAGGGATACGTCGGACTTCCTGCGATCCTCGGCACACTGCTCGACATCGCGCCGGACCTCGGGCTGACGTTGCTCTTCGAACAGGATCTCTGGGAGATTGCTGAGGAGGGGGAAAAGCTCGAGACGCCCGAGCAGGTCGACGCGCTCTTCACGCTCGGCGGGGACGGTACGCTCCTGCGCGGCGCGAGATTCTTGAACGGCCGCACGGTGCCGATTCTCGGGATCAATCTCGGTCGACTCGGCTTTCTCACGGCGTGCAGCGGTGAAGAGTTCGAAACAGGCGTACGCCGCTTTGCGGCCGGGGATTTCGTCTCCGAGCCGCGCATGGCGCTCGAGTCGTGTGCGCTCGATCGTGATGGTGTCGAACGGTGCAGCTGGCTCTCGTTGAATGACGTTGTCCTGCACAAGGGCGGCTTCGCGCGCGTGGTGAAGTTCACGGTGTTCGTGGACGACGAAGCCATTGGGTCGTACTCGGCTGATGGGCTGGTGGTGTCTACGCCGACCGGCTCTACGGGCTACTCGCTGTCCGCAGGCGGGCCGATCGTCGTGCCGACCGTGGAAAGCATCGTCCTGACGCCGGTCTCACCGCACACGCTGGCCATGCGGCCGCTGGTGCTGCCACCTCATGTCGAGGTCAAAGTGCGTGCGGATGATGGGCCTGAAGAACTTTTGGTGACGATCGACGGGCAGGTCGGGACTACGTTCACCGGTGGTGAGACGTTGGTCGTCCGCAAGGCGCGCAGTGCGGTACAGATTGTGCGCTTTCCGGGCACGACGTTCTTTACGCGATTGCGCCGGAAGCTCGGGTGGGGCGGACTGTCCGAGCGCGACGGCGAGACGATTTGA
- the dxs gene encoding 1-deoxy-D-xylulose-5-phosphate synthase, with protein sequence MSILEGINSPADLRGLSRDELRTLAQDIRERLIDVCSRTGGHIGAGLGVVELTIALHTVFETPKDQLVWDVGHQAYPHKLLTGRNADMESLRQEGGLSGFLKRTESEYDTFGAGHAATAISAALGMAAGRDVLGEQFKVAAIIGDGSMGSGLAYEGLNNAGHSDRDIIVVLNDNEMSIAPNVGAMHKYLTSIQRNPLYNRLRSRIGDIVDNAPAPFAGVSTLVRKWEESVKSLLTPGVLFEELGFRYFGPIDGHDLDALLETFMAVRAMNTPRLVHVITKKGKGFPAGDHGEKWHALPPGHDPATGKQLAVSTANPAYTTVYGKGLAELGDERKDIAVITAAMPTGTGTVPFAKAFPERFFDVGIAEGHGVTFAAGLATRGVRPIVTIYSTFLQRGYDNIIHDAALQKLPVVFAMDRAGLVGEDGETHMGLYDIAYMLTIPGMTVTAPKNGAEMLGLLRAAVDHTDGPFSLRYPRDASPDIPGAMSQIAATPYATWEVLRHGRDVAILAVGTMVNQALAAADLLAADGMDVTVVNCRYLKPYDEVTLNAILASHTHVLTVEEGTVVNGFGAFISSVIHRQAPTVRTAVHGVPDRIIYSAPRQKQLSSLGLDPAGIADRVRALHESEALAG encoded by the coding sequence ATGTCAATTCTCGAAGGCATCAACTCACCCGCGGATCTGCGCGGCCTGTCGCGCGACGAGCTTCGCACTCTCGCGCAGGACATACGCGAGCGCCTGATCGACGTCTGCTCACGCACCGGCGGCCACATCGGCGCGGGTCTCGGCGTGGTCGAGTTGACGATCGCGCTGCACACCGTCTTCGAAACTCCGAAGGATCAGCTGGTGTGGGACGTCGGACATCAGGCGTATCCGCACAAGTTGCTGACCGGACGGAACGCGGACATGGAGTCGCTGCGACAGGAAGGCGGATTGTCCGGCTTCCTCAAGCGCACCGAAAGCGAATACGACACCTTCGGCGCCGGTCATGCCGCCACCGCGATTTCGGCGGCGCTGGGAATGGCCGCTGGACGCGACGTGCTTGGCGAGCAGTTCAAAGTGGCCGCGATTATCGGCGACGGCTCGATGGGCTCCGGACTGGCCTACGAGGGCCTCAACAACGCCGGCCATTCGGATCGCGACATCATCGTGGTGCTCAACGACAACGAGATGTCGATCGCGCCGAACGTCGGCGCGATGCACAAATATCTCACGAGCATTCAGCGCAACCCGCTCTACAACCGCTTGCGCTCGCGCATCGGTGACATCGTCGACAACGCACCGGCGCCCTTCGCCGGCGTAAGCACGCTGGTGCGGAAGTGGGAAGAAAGCGTGAAGTCGCTGCTGACGCCCGGCGTGCTCTTCGAAGAGCTCGGCTTCCGCTACTTCGGCCCGATCGACGGACATGATCTGGACGCATTGCTGGAAACGTTCATGGCCGTGCGTGCCATGAATACGCCGCGACTGGTGCACGTGATCACGAAAAAGGGCAAAGGATTCCCGGCTGGCGATCACGGGGAGAAGTGGCATGCCCTGCCGCCCGGCCACGACCCGGCCACCGGCAAGCAGCTGGCGGTGTCCACGGCGAATCCCGCGTACACCACGGTCTACGGTAAGGGCCTCGCCGAACTCGGTGACGAGCGGAAGGACATCGCCGTGATCACCGCGGCCATGCCGACCGGTACCGGCACGGTGCCGTTTGCCAAGGCATTCCCCGAGCGCTTCTTCGATGTCGGTATCGCCGAAGGACACGGCGTCACGTTCGCGGCCGGTCTCGCGACGCGCGGCGTCCGTCCGATCGTGACGATCTACTCCACGTTCCTGCAGCGCGGCTACGACAACATCATTCACGATGCGGCGCTCCAGAAGCTGCCGGTGGTGTTCGCGATGGATCGCGCGGGACTCGTTGGCGAAGACGGCGAGACGCACATGGGTCTCTACGATATCGCGTACATGCTCACGATTCCGGGCATGACGGTGACCGCGCCGAAGAACGGTGCCGAGATGCTCGGACTGCTGCGCGCTGCCGTCGACCACACGGATGGGCCGTTTTCGTTGCGCTATCCGCGTGATGCCTCGCCCGACATTCCTGGCGCGATGTCGCAGATCGCCGCTACGCCGTACGCGACCTGGGAAGTGCTACGTCATGGCCGTGATGTCGCGATTCTCGCCGTTGGTACGATGGTGAATCAGGCGCTCGCTGCCGCCGACCTGCTGGCCGCGGACGGCATGGACGTGACCGTCGTGAACTGCCGCTACCTCAAGCCGTACGATGAAGTCACGTTGAACGCGATTCTCGCCAGCCACACGCACGTGCTCACGGTTGAGGAGGGTACGGTCGTGAATGGATTCGGCGCATTCATCAGCTCGGTCATTCACCGACAGGCACCGACGGTTCGCACGGCGGTGCACGGCGTACCTGATCGCATCATCTACTCCGCGCCACGGCAGAAGCAACTGTCGTCGCTCGGACTCGACCCGGCTGGCATCGCGGATCGCGTGCGCGCGCTGCACGAATCCGAAGCACTCGCCGGTTGA
- a CDS encoding farnesyl diphosphate synthase, translating into MTPVGTSTETSAPSFATERAAVQQALDAFCARWLGEIAPLTAEAIRYSLLGEGKRLRAILLMEAYRACGGAGDAKDLAASVEVVHAYSLVHDDLPCMDDDDVRRGRPTVHRVYGVSVATAAGLAMVPMAARSAWHASKAMGLSDAVSGDIVRDLMDASGAGGMIGGQLLDLEAEGVHLTLEALERVHRLKTGALIMASVTLGARAALAPESRRRALAQYGAAIGLAFQIADDVLDITATTDQLGKTAGRDIALHKSTYPALLGVDGAIERAVALVEEGCRGLADEGLLTPTLDQLARYIVERRS; encoded by the coding sequence ATGACGCCGGTCGGAACCAGTACCGAGACGTCGGCGCCGTCGTTTGCGACCGAACGCGCCGCGGTGCAGCAGGCGCTCGACGCATTTTGCGCACGCTGGCTCGGCGAGATCGCGCCGCTGACCGCCGAGGCGATCCGGTACTCGCTCCTCGGGGAAGGGAAGCGGCTACGCGCCATCCTGCTGATGGAGGCCTACCGCGCCTGTGGCGGGGCCGGCGATGCCAAAGATCTCGCCGCCTCGGTCGAGGTCGTCCACGCGTACTCGCTGGTACACGACGACCTGCCGTGCATGGACGACGATGACGTCCGGCGTGGCCGGCCCACGGTGCACCGGGTCTACGGGGTTTCCGTGGCGACGGCGGCCGGATTGGCGATGGTGCCGATGGCAGCGCGCAGCGCGTGGCACGCCTCGAAAGCGATGGGACTTTCCGACGCCGTCTCGGGCGATATCGTGCGCGATCTGATGGACGCGTCTGGTGCCGGGGGGATGATCGGCGGACAGCTCCTCGATCTCGAGGCCGAAGGTGTGCACCTTACCCTCGAGGCGCTGGAGCGCGTGCACCGCCTCAAGACGGGTGCGCTGATCATGGCGTCCGTCACGCTGGGGGCAAGAGCCGCGCTGGCGCCCGAGTCGCGCCGTCGGGCGCTCGCCCAGTACGGTGCGGCCATCGGTCTGGCGTTTCAGATCGCCGACGATGTGCTGGACATCACGGCGACAACGGACCAATTGGGAAAGACGGCCGGGCGCGACATTGCCCTGCACAAGAGCACCTATCCGGCCCTGCTGGGTGTGGATGGAGCGATTGAGCGTGCTGTGGCGTTGGTCGAAGAAGGATGTCGTGGCCTGGCGGACGAGGGGCTGCTCACGCCCACGCTCGATCAGTTGGCTCGCTATATCGTGGAACGGCGTTCGTAG
- the xseB gene encoding exodeoxyribonuclease VII small subunit, with protein MSFEQSLTRLEEIVRELERNDVDLEQALRLFEEGITHLRTAGEALKMVDARVQQLVEAADGSFSVVELGG; from the coding sequence ATGAGCTTCGAACAGTCACTGACCCGCCTGGAGGAGATCGTGCGCGAGCTCGAACGCAACGACGTCGATCTCGAACAGGCACTTCGCCTCTTCGAGGAGGGCATCACGCATCTGCGTACGGCGGGTGAGGCGCTCAAGATGGTCGATGCCCGTGTACAGCAGCTGGTCGAGGCGGCCGACGGGTCGTTCTCGGTCGTCGAGCTGGGCGGCTGA
- the xseA gene encoding exodeoxyribonuclease VII large subunit gives MAGRRTSGYQSYGPPVPSDEAPGSAPESAIAVHTLTSAAKDLIEGAFPPLWVRGEVSDFKAHRNGHWYFALRDAEAQVKCVIWSSAAKRIPAPPDDGMQVLAYGQMTVWPVRGDLQFSVRALEAEGDGLWRKALERTRLSLEKDGLLDPARKRALPPFPRRIAVITSPDGAAMHDIITVARARSADVEIVIVAAKVQGEGAPESLVAAIERVSRWQDADVLIIGRGGGAREDLWAFNDERVARALAACPIPTVSAVGHEVDVTICDLVADVRAATPSAAAELAVPSRREVIARVESLGSRLAAAARRREERAIAALAQVQKRLGLAATRIVERRRSRVESLAGQLNALSPLSTLARGFAVARTPEGATLSGRDQFVPGAPFDLWLRDGIVSAIAGAGRPLPESVPGFPSEEGV, from the coding sequence GTGGCCGGGCGCCGCACGAGCGGATATCAGAGTTACGGTCCACCGGTGCCCTCCGACGAGGCACCGGGAAGCGCGCCGGAGTCGGCAATTGCCGTGCACACGCTGACCAGTGCAGCCAAGGATCTGATCGAGGGCGCCTTCCCGCCATTGTGGGTGCGCGGTGAGGTCAGTGATTTCAAGGCGCACCGGAACGGGCACTGGTATTTCGCCCTGCGCGATGCCGAGGCGCAGGTGAAGTGCGTCATCTGGAGTTCGGCCGCCAAGCGTATTCCGGCGCCGCCCGACGACGGCATGCAGGTGCTCGCCTACGGCCAGATGACGGTCTGGCCCGTGCGTGGAGACCTGCAATTTTCCGTGCGCGCGCTCGAGGCCGAAGGGGATGGCCTCTGGCGAAAGGCGCTCGAACGCACCCGGCTCAGCCTCGAAAAGGACGGCCTGCTCGATCCTGCCCGGAAGCGCGCGCTGCCGCCGTTCCCGCGGCGAATCGCCGTCATCACGAGCCCCGATGGCGCGGCGATGCACGACATCATCACCGTCGCGCGAGCCCGCAGCGCCGACGTGGAGATCGTGATCGTGGCCGCCAAGGTGCAGGGCGAGGGCGCGCCGGAATCGCTGGTGGCCGCGATCGAGCGCGTGAGCCGGTGGCAGGACGCCGACGTGCTCATCATCGGGCGCGGTGGGGGGGCACGGGAGGATTTGTGGGCCTTTAACGACGAGCGCGTAGCGCGGGCGCTGGCGGCGTGTCCGATCCCCACAGTCTCGGCCGTCGGCCACGAGGTGGACGTGACGATCTGTGATCTGGTTGCCGACGTCCGCGCGGCAACGCCGTCGGCGGCGGCCGAGCTGGCGGTTCCGTCGCGTCGTGAAGTCATCGCCCGGGTCGAGTCGCTCGGTAGTCGACTGGCGGCGGCGGCGAGGCGGCGTGAGGAGCGCGCCATCGCCGCGCTGGCACAGGTGCAGAAGCGGTTGGGGCTCGCGGCGACGCGCATCGTGGAGCGCCGTCGTTCCCGCGTGGAGTCACTCGCCGGTCAGCTCAACGCGCTCTCGCCATTGAGCACGTTAGCGCGTGGGTTTGCGGTGGCGCGAACGCCCGAGGGCGCTACTTTGAGCGGACGGGATCAGTTCGTGCCGGGTGCCCCATTTGACCTGTGGCTGCGGGACGGCATCGTGTCGGCGATCGCAGGGGCGGGGCGTCCGCTCCCCGAGTCGGTTCCGGGATTTCCATCTGAGGAGGGCGTATGA
- a CDS encoding bifunctional 5,10-methylenetetrahydrofolate dehydrogenase/5,10-methenyltetrahydrofolate cyclohydrolase codes for MPAELIDGKAIAANVRADVARDVVALRAHGVVPGLTVVLVGDDMASATYVGAKEKASREAGMTGGTIRLPADTTQDALLALVAQLNADEAVHGILVQMPLPKHIDPDTVIRHIRPDKDVDGFHPENVGKLLIGHTDGFVSCTPAGVIELLLRSGVQTRGAEVVVVGRSNIVGKPMAALLVQARAGGDATVTVCHSRTKDLASHTRRADILIVAAGRAEMIRGDMIKPGAVVIDVGMNSVPDATRAKGSRLCGDVHFASAVEVASRITPVPGGVGPMTIAMLLRNTVRAAERTVS; via the coding sequence TTGCCCGCTGAACTGATCGACGGCAAAGCGATTGCGGCGAACGTGCGCGCCGATGTGGCGCGCGACGTGGTCGCGTTGCGCGCGCATGGGGTGGTGCCCGGGCTCACCGTGGTCCTTGTTGGCGACGACATGGCCAGCGCGACTTATGTGGGAGCCAAGGAGAAGGCGTCTCGCGAGGCCGGCATGACGGGAGGCACCATTCGTCTCCCGGCTGACACGACGCAGGACGCCTTGCTCGCGCTCGTGGCGCAGTTGAACGCGGACGAGGCGGTGCACGGGATTCTCGTGCAGATGCCCCTGCCGAAGCACATCGATCCCGATACGGTGATCCGGCATATCCGTCCCGACAAGGATGTCGATGGCTTCCACCCGGAGAACGTCGGCAAGCTGCTGATTGGACACACCGACGGCTTCGTGTCCTGCACCCCGGCGGGTGTGATCGAGCTGTTACTGCGCAGCGGCGTGCAGACGCGCGGCGCCGAAGTGGTGGTGGTCGGTCGCAGCAACATCGTCGGGAAGCCGATGGCTGCGCTGTTGGTGCAGGCGCGGGCCGGTGGTGACGCCACGGTCACGGTCTGTCACAGCCGCACGAAAGACTTGGCATCGCACACGCGTCGCGCCGACATCTTGATCGTGGCGGCCGGCCGCGCTGAAATGATCAGGGGGGACATGATCAAGCCCGGCGCGGTGGTGATCGACGTCGGCATGAACAGCGTGCCCGATGCCACGCGCGCCAAGGGCAGTCGCTTGTGCGGTGACGTGCATTTCGCGAGCGCCGTAGAAGTCGCGTCGCGGATCACGCCCGTTCCCGGTGGTGTCGGGCCGATGACCATCGCGATGTTGCTCCGCAACACCGTGCGTGCGGCCGAACGCACGGTGAGCTGA
- the rny gene encoding ribonuclease Y, with translation MGEIPAAALVGALGFIAAVVAYVVGRQSWRKVETTEQQRALVVAEEGAVRVIDEAKREAETLRRGAIVAGKEEVLQLRESHEQDVRQRRVELEREEKRVLEREAQLDRARESLESREQEVQRRGSELGRREAVATSKEQEIDKLVADERRKLEQLAGLSADQAKAELIRRLEDEALADAASRLREIRESAKRNADREAKKIVALAVQRVAAETTAETTVSAVSLPNDEMKGRIIGREGRNIRAFELATGVDVIIDDTPDTVVVSCFDPVRRETARLALEKLVSDGRIHPGRIEEVVAKARKEVEVAIIETGEQAAYDVGVAGLHPELIKLIGRMKWRTSYGQNILSHSKEVAWLAGMMAAELGLDVALAKRGALLHDIGKVLTHEHEGTHVQLGVEVATKYGENPLVVNCIAAHHDDVPHESEVSVLVQAGDSISGSRPGARREAFETYVKRLEGLEKIASSYRGVERVFAIQAGREIRVVVTPEQVDDTRMTALSEEIARRIESELQYPGQIKVVVIRESRAVDFAR, from the coding sequence ATGGGCGAGATTCCCGCAGCGGCGCTAGTTGGCGCCCTTGGGTTTATCGCGGCTGTCGTCGCGTACGTTGTCGGACGACAGTCGTGGCGTAAAGTGGAGACGACCGAGCAACAGCGCGCCCTCGTCGTCGCCGAAGAGGGTGCAGTCCGCGTCATCGATGAGGCGAAGCGCGAGGCGGAGACGCTGAGGCGGGGCGCGATCGTCGCCGGTAAGGAGGAAGTCCTCCAGCTGCGGGAGTCGCACGAGCAGGATGTGCGGCAGCGCCGCGTCGAGCTCGAACGCGAGGAAAAGCGGGTACTCGAGCGCGAAGCCCAGCTGGATCGTGCGCGCGAGTCGCTCGAGAGCCGCGAGCAGGAAGTGCAGCGTCGGGGATCGGAGCTGGGGCGACGAGAGGCGGTCGCTACGTCAAAAGAACAGGAAATCGACAAACTCGTCGCTGACGAACGGCGCAAGCTCGAGCAGTTGGCGGGTCTCAGCGCGGATCAGGCGAAGGCCGAGCTGATTCGCCGGCTTGAGGACGAAGCGCTGGCGGATGCGGCCAGTCGGCTGCGCGAGATTCGCGAGTCCGCCAAGCGCAACGCGGACCGGGAGGCCAAGAAGATCGTGGCGCTCGCCGTGCAACGTGTCGCGGCCGAAACCACGGCCGAGACCACGGTATCGGCTGTATCCCTGCCGAATGACGAGATGAAGGGACGTATCATCGGCCGCGAGGGGCGGAACATCCGCGCCTTTGAATTGGCGACCGGTGTGGACGTGATCATCGATGACACGCCGGATACGGTGGTGGTGTCCTGCTTCGATCCGGTCCGTCGCGAGACGGCGCGCCTCGCGCTCGAGAAGCTCGTGAGCGACGGGCGCATCCATCCGGGGCGCATCGAAGAAGTGGTCGCGAAGGCTCGCAAGGAAGTCGAAGTCGCGATCATCGAGACCGGCGAGCAAGCCGCGTACGATGTCGGAGTGGCGGGACTGCACCCCGAGCTCATCAAGCTCATCGGCCGCATGAAGTGGCGTACCAGTTATGGCCAGAACATTCTGTCGCACTCCAAGGAAGTCGCGTGGCTGGCCGGCATGATGGCCGCGGAACTCGGGCTCGATGTCGCGCTCGCGAAGCGTGGCGCGCTGTTGCACGACATCGGTAAAGTGCTCACGCATGAGCACGAAGGCACCCATGTGCAACTCGGCGTCGAAGTCGCCACCAAATACGGAGAGAATCCGTTGGTGGTGAATTGTATCGCGGCCCACCACGACGACGTGCCGCACGAGAGTGAAGTGTCGGTGCTCGTGCAGGCCGGCGACAGCATTTCCGGTTCTCGCCCCGGTGCGCGGCGCGAGGCCTTCGAGACCTACGTGAAGCGGCTGGAGGGACTGGAGAAGATTGCGTCGAGCTATCGCGGTGTGGAGCGAGTGTTCGCCATCCAGGCCGGCCGGGAGATTCGCGTCGTCGTCACGCCGGAACAGGTGGACGACACGCGCATGACAGCGCTTTCGGAAGAGATCGCGCGTCGCATCGAGTCCGAGCTTCAGTATCCTGGGCAGATCAAAGTCGTGGTCATTCGAGAGAGCCGGGCGGTGGATTTTGCCCGCTGA
- a CDS encoding cell division protein ZapA, with protein MIDSKLVVKVRIVGEEYTLRTEASPEHTKAVAEHVDRTIRAIMGGSSTMETQKAAILAALQITDELFRERSAVELLTTDIKQLATDIRPLLPPAKRGEDGNLV; from the coding sequence ATGATCGACAGCAAGCTGGTGGTCAAAGTCCGGATCGTCGGCGAGGAGTACACGCTTCGAACCGAAGCCTCACCGGAGCATACCAAGGCGGTGGCGGAACACGTCGATCGGACAATCCGAGCCATCATGGGCGGGAGTTCCACGATGGAAACGCAAAAGGCGGCGATCCTGGCCGCGCTGCAGATCACCGACGAGCTGTTCCGCGAACGCTCGGCCGTTGAGTTGCTGACCACGGACATCAAACAGCTGGCCACCGATATTCGACCGCTGCTGCCTCCCGCCAAGCGTGGCGAGGACGGCAATCTGGTCTGA